A genomic segment from Chloroflexota bacterium encodes:
- a CDS encoding PIN domain-containing protein has translation MPDRNFIDTNILVYAYDSADPAKQEQARQIIRNGIADETAVLSAQVLGEFFTVVTSRIHIPLTAEEAEEVLGILSVLPVVEIDLRLVRRATGIHRLYGISYWDSLIVAAAQRAGCTQILTEDLNTRQSYQDVLAVNPFSEHGQ, from the coding sequence ATGCCCGATAGGAACTTCATCGACACCAACATCCTCGTGTACGCCTACGACAGCGCCGATCCCGCTAAACAGGAGCAAGCTCGTCAGATTATAAGGAACGGCATCGCCGACGAGACTGCCGTGTTGTCCGCGCAAGTACTCGGCGAGTTCTTCACGGTAGTGACTTCGCGCATACATATCCCACTAACTGCCGAGGAAGCAGAGGAAGTCCTGGGCATCCTCAGCGTGCTGCCGGTGGTCGAGATAGATCTTCGGCTGGTTCGCCGTGCGACCGGCATACATAGGCTCTACGGCATCAGTTACTGGGACTCCCTGATTGTAGCGGCAGCCCAGAGAGCTGGCTGTACGCAGATTCTCACCGAGGACCTGAACACCAGGCAGTCCTATCAGGACGTACTGGCCGTAAATCCCTTCAGTGAGCATGGGCAATGA